A window from Leuconostoc mesenteroides subsp. mesenteroides encodes these proteins:
- a CDS encoding SH3 domain-containing protein yields MFKKWLLSNLIGIIITTSILITVVGLLISLVSKEEIMTHPDNVQFRNGPGRQYKSLDSLKSGTRLIVIDKKHGWWQVRRSDNEKVGWVASWVANSTLLKTAQPISEATIVLDPGHGGSDTGALSSNGKYKEKTYTLRTARHVRTALKPTGARVIMTRDSDKIVPLLKIAIPGENNKADAQISFHFDSSAEGTKASGISQYYYHKNSKTLAEVVSSSLNNMPLNNRGVDTAAYIAIKNTSQPAILLENGFINNNTDLKYIRQSSYQKKIAKNLTTALTTYFKQNTEMK; encoded by the coding sequence ATGTTTAAAAAATGGCTTTTAAGTAATTTAATTGGTATCATCATTACTACCAGTATACTAATTACGGTAGTAGGATTACTTATTTCACTCGTTTCAAAAGAAGAAATTATGACCCACCCTGACAATGTTCAATTTCGAAACGGCCCTGGACGACAATACAAATCATTAGATTCACTAAAAAGCGGTACACGCTTAATTGTGATTGACAAGAAACACGGCTGGTGGCAAGTTCGCCGCTCTGACAATGAAAAAGTCGGCTGGGTGGCCAGTTGGGTGGCCAACTCAACCTTACTAAAAACAGCACAGCCAATTAGCGAGGCCACTATTGTTTTAGACCCTGGTCATGGCGGTTCCGATACTGGTGCTCTATCATCAAATGGTAAGTACAAAGAAAAAACATACACTTTGCGTACTGCAAGGCATGTTAGAACAGCCTTAAAACCAACCGGGGCTCGTGTCATTATGACAAGAGATAGTGATAAAATTGTACCACTTTTGAAAATAGCTATTCCTGGTGAAAACAATAAAGCCGATGCACAGATATCTTTTCACTTTGATTCTTCAGCAGAAGGTACCAAAGCAAGCGGTATTTCACAATATTATTATCACAAAAATTCTAAAACGCTAGCAGAAGTAGTTAGCTCCTCATTAAATAATATGCCTTTGAATAACCGAGGGGTTGATACAGCTGCTTACATAGCAATTAAAAATACTAGTCAACCTGCAATTTTACTTGAAAATGGCTTCATCAATAACAACACTGATTTGAAATATATTCGTCAAAGCAGTTATCAAAAGAAAATTGCCAAAAACTTAACTACTGCCCTAACAACTTACTTTAAACAAAACACGGAGATGAAATAA
- a CDS encoding S1 RNA-binding domain-containing protein, with protein sequence MTELIQHEPTQDVIVQSVAAKVTDITKKQINVTLTLLNEGSTVPFIARYRKEMTGELDEVQIRDIQSIAKRSKELVERKNTVLKAIFEQNKLTETLQKNIQDVQTLQDLEDIYLPYKQKRRTKAMIARENGLQPLADWVMTHINSNINEAFSNYVTETLPTIVDVRAGVHEILAEQIGEKANYRQWLRLRMAVDGVLVSSLKRGMAEKDEQKVYEQYYDFTETIKSLLNNKFRILAVNRGEKEGILSVKIDFSEARMMHFIQTKELNGQSPAGQGYEILHHAIEDAYKRFIRPAVEREIRQELTTQAQEQAIKVFGDNLYHLLMQAPLKNKIVMGFDPGFRTGSKLAIIDSNGKFLAKQVIYPHKPANVQKRSEAVNIFKQLISDYKVELVAIGNGTASRESEEFVAKNLPGGVKYTIVNEAGASVYSASEQAREEFPDLHVEERSAISIGRRIQDPLAELIKIDPKSVGVGQYQHDLNAKALDEQVDNVVETAVNRVGVNLNTASPALLAHIAGLNKNLAQNIVNYRNKFGEFTSRTQIKKVPRVGPKAYEQAAGFLRIVDGKNILDNTDIHPESYAAAKKLLSLANINPVNLATDEANAMLNELDNEHTAKQLDIGMQTLHDMVMSLQKPGRDGRSDMVGALLKADVMHIEDLKAGMKLQGTVRNVVDFGAFVDLGVKHDGLVHISRMSTRRIEHPSEIVSVGDIVEVWVVDVDEKRNRIGLTMLASQ encoded by the coding sequence ATGACAGAATTAATACAACATGAGCCAACGCAAGATGTTATTGTGCAAAGTGTTGCGGCTAAAGTAACAGATATTACCAAAAAGCAAATTAATGTTACATTAACCTTGCTTAATGAAGGATCAACTGTACCCTTCATTGCCAGATACCGAAAAGAAATGACGGGTGAATTGGATGAAGTACAGATTCGTGATATTCAATCCATTGCAAAGAGGTCAAAAGAGTTAGTAGAACGAAAAAATACAGTTTTAAAAGCTATTTTTGAACAAAACAAACTAACTGAAACTTTGCAAAAAAATATTCAAGATGTTCAGACGCTTCAAGACTTGGAAGATATATATTTACCATATAAACAAAAACGGCGAACTAAGGCGATGATTGCACGAGAAAATGGTCTGCAGCCACTTGCTGATTGGGTGATGACACATATTAATAGTAATATTAATGAGGCGTTTTCAAATTATGTGACTGAAACTTTGCCAACGATAGTCGATGTGCGTGCAGGAGTGCATGAAATTTTGGCTGAACAAATCGGTGAAAAAGCTAATTATCGTCAGTGGCTACGTTTGAGAATGGCTGTAGATGGAGTGTTGGTTTCTAGCTTAAAGCGTGGTATGGCTGAAAAAGATGAGCAAAAGGTTTATGAGCAATACTACGATTTCACTGAAACAATTAAATCACTTCTCAACAATAAATTTCGCATTTTAGCAGTAAATAGAGGTGAAAAAGAAGGCATACTATCTGTGAAAATTGATTTTTCTGAGGCGCGCATGATGCACTTTATTCAAACGAAAGAGTTGAATGGGCAAAGTCCAGCAGGCCAAGGATATGAAATATTACACCATGCTATTGAAGATGCCTATAAACGCTTTATTCGTCCAGCAGTGGAAAGAGAGATTAGACAAGAATTAACAACCCAAGCACAAGAACAAGCCATTAAGGTGTTTGGTGACAATCTTTATCATCTTTTGATGCAAGCACCTCTGAAAAATAAAATTGTGATGGGATTTGATCCAGGATTTCGTACAGGATCAAAGTTAGCAATTATTGATAGCAATGGCAAGTTTTTAGCTAAGCAGGTTATTTATCCGCATAAACCAGCTAATGTGCAGAAACGATCCGAAGCAGTTAATATTTTCAAACAATTGATATCAGATTACAAAGTAGAGCTAGTAGCAATCGGGAATGGCACGGCGTCTCGTGAATCTGAAGAGTTTGTCGCGAAAAATTTACCAGGAGGGGTAAAATATACTATTGTCAATGAAGCTGGTGCTTCAGTTTATTCTGCTTCTGAACAGGCACGGGAAGAATTTCCTGATTTACACGTTGAAGAGCGAAGTGCAATTTCAATTGGGCGTAGAATTCAGGATCCGTTAGCTGAATTAATCAAAATTGATCCAAAGTCCGTTGGTGTTGGTCAGTATCAGCATGATTTAAATGCAAAAGCACTAGATGAACAAGTAGACAATGTTGTCGAAACAGCAGTTAACCGAGTTGGGGTTAATTTAAATACGGCTTCACCTGCGCTATTAGCTCACATCGCCGGTCTCAATAAAAATTTGGCTCAAAATATCGTTAATTATCGAAACAAATTTGGTGAGTTCACTTCACGTACACAAATTAAGAAAGTACCGCGCGTGGGACCTAAAGCGTATGAACAAGCTGCCGGATTTTTGCGCATTGTAGATGGTAAGAACATATTAGATAACACGGATATTCATCCTGAAAGTTATGCCGCTGCTAAAAAGTTGTTATCATTAGCAAACATAAACCCAGTAAACTTGGCGACAGATGAAGCGAATGCGATGTTGAACGAATTAGACAATGAGCACACAGCTAAGCAATTGGATATTGGTATGCAGACGTTGCATGACATGGTTATGAGTTTACAAAAGCCAGGACGAGATGGTCGTTCAGACATGGTAGGAGCTTTACTAAAAGCCGATGTGATGCACATTGAAGATTTGAAAGCAGGTATGAAACTACAAGGTACCGTGCGCAATGTTGTGGATTTTGGTGCATTTGTGGATTTAGGCGTTAAACATGATGGACTGGTGCATATTTCTAGAATGAGTACACGTCGTATTGAACATCCATCTGAGATTGTATCTGTTGGCGATATTGTTGAGGTTTGGGTTGTTGATGTTGATGAAAAAAGAAACCGTATTGGATTAACTATGTTGGCATCACAATGA
- a CDS encoding universal stress protein → MINKIVVAIDGSEAAQRAVDFSVELAKKFDAKIDIVNVIQYPTITYYDSDQSFYDSLVQRMTNTASAKLDEAANVVKKSGIVVNTHVLQGDARFILADQVPEQLNPDLIVMGKTGTNAVMRVFMGSTARYVSEHAETNVLLIQ, encoded by the coding sequence ATGATTAATAAAATTGTTGTTGCGATAGACGGAAGTGAAGCAGCGCAAAGAGCAGTTGATTTTAGCGTTGAATTAGCGAAGAAGTTTGATGCTAAAATCGATATTGTTAATGTAATTCAGTATCCAACTATCACTTATTATGACTCTGACCAATCCTTTTATGATTCTTTGGTACAGAGAATGACTAATACAGCCTCAGCAAAACTCGATGAGGCTGCAAATGTTGTAAAAAAATCTGGCATTGTCGTTAATACGCATGTCTTACAAGGTGATGCTCGTTTTATTTTGGCTGACCAGGTTCCAGAGCAACTAAATCCTGATTTAATTGTAATGGGGAAAACTGGCACTAATGCTGTTATGCGTGTATTCATGGGCTCAACTGCTCGATATGTTTCAGAACATGCGGAAACTAATGTATTGCTAATACAATAG
- a CDS encoding MscL family protein encodes MQKIKLPIADNIATEQVNEFRKFITSPSIIQLSIGVIVGGSLTDLIKSVISFASNLFYYFSLLLFSKSHSAKSNLVLDPLRTVFENFLTLCTIAACVFFFVKLVNKFLIKEASETLGYNAQLEETKKLIKIQHETNELLKKSVNLQEKLLNQTEEKKE; translated from the coding sequence ATGCAAAAAATAAAGCTACCAATAGCTGATAATATTGCTACCGAACAAGTTAATGAATTTAGAAAGTTTATAACTTCTCCATCTATTATTCAATTATCTATTGGTGTTATCGTCGGGGGTAGTTTGACTGATTTAATCAAGAGTGTGATTAGTTTTGCTTCTAACTTGTTTTATTATTTCTCCTTACTACTGTTTTCAAAAAGTCATTCGGCCAAGAGTAACCTAGTCTTAGATCCATTGCGCACTGTTTTTGAAAACTTTCTAACGTTATGTACTATTGCCGCATGTGTCTTTTTCTTTGTTAAATTGGTCAATAAGTTTTTAATCAAAGAGGCTTCAGAGACTTTGGGCTATAACGCACAACTTGAAGAAACGAAAAAGCTAATTAAGATACAGCATGAAACCAACGAGTTACTGAAAAAATCAGTTAATTTGCAAGAAAAATTATTGAATCAAACTGAAGAGAAAAAGGAATGA
- a CDS encoding pyridoxal-phosphate dependent enzyme, which produces MLIKNIHQLIGQTPLIELQIPVPNQSRIFAKLEMFNPGGSIKDRLGQFLISDAWQRNLINQNSTIIEPTAGNTGIGLALAAQQYKLPTILVVPEKFSAEKQQLMKALGAKIINTPSNEGIKGAISRAKSIAAKTENSYLPMQFANPANPETYYKTLAPEIVKDLKNEKIDAFVAGAGSGGTFAGIAKYLNEYDATIKNIVVEPEGSILNGGPAHAHRTEGIGVEFVPPFFESIHIDKTLTISDDDAFQQVRFAAKNLGLFIGSSSGAALAASLQMAKTLPPESNIVTIFPDSSERYMSTNIYGN; this is translated from the coding sequence ATGCTAATTAAAAATATCCATCAACTAATTGGTCAAACACCGTTAATTGAACTGCAAATACCTGTTCCAAACCAAAGTCGCATTTTTGCAAAACTAGAGATGTTCAATCCTGGTGGCAGTATTAAAGACCGTTTAGGTCAATTCTTAATATCAGATGCTTGGCAGCGAAACTTGATTAATCAAAACTCAACGATTATTGAACCAACCGCTGGGAATACTGGTATTGGTTTAGCATTAGCTGCCCAACAATATAAATTACCAACTATTCTTGTTGTACCTGAGAAATTCAGCGCTGAAAAACAGCAACTCATGAAAGCATTAGGCGCAAAAATCATCAATACACCTTCTAACGAAGGTATTAAAGGTGCTATTTCCAGAGCAAAATCGATAGCAGCTAAAACTGAAAATAGCTACTTACCTATGCAATTTGCTAACCCTGCTAATCCAGAAACATATTACAAAACGTTAGCACCAGAAATCGTTAAAGATTTGAAGAATGAAAAGATTGACGCTTTTGTTGCTGGTGCTGGCAGTGGTGGCACTTTTGCTGGAATTGCCAAATACCTTAATGAATATGATGCAACAATAAAAAATATTGTTGTAGAGCCCGAAGGATCTATTTTAAATGGCGGCCCAGCACATGCTCACCGCACAGAAGGTATTGGAGTTGAATTTGTGCCACCATTTTTTGAATCAATTCACATTGACAAAACATTAACTATTAGTGATGACGATGCCTTTCAACAAGTTCGATTTGCTGCCAAAAATCTAGGTCTTTTTATCGGTAGTTCAAGCGGTGCAGCTTTAGCTGCTAGCCTACAAATGGCAAAAACTTTACCACCAGAAAGTAATATCGTCACGATATTCCCAGACAGTAGCGAACGTTATATGAGCACAAATATTTATGGAAACTGA
- a CDS encoding aminotransferase class V-fold PLP-dependent enzyme translates to MKFDTKLIHGGISVDQSTGAVSVPIHMASTFKQTKIGEAKYEYSRSGNPTREAVESLIADLENGTAGFAFASGSAAISTIFSLFSSGDHIIVGNDVYGGTFRLIDNVLKRMGLTFTIVDTRDLSAIQEAIQENTVAIYLETPTNPLLRISDIKAISELAHHHNLLSIVDNTFASPYVQNPIDLGVDIVVHSASKYLGGHSDLIAGLVVTKGNELSEKIKFLQNAIGAILAPQESWLLQRGMKTLGLRMRTHQSNAQIIFDYLKKQNKVGKIYFPGDPDSPDYALAKQQMNGFGAMISFELKAGLDPEQFISNLKIITLAESLGALESLIEIPAKMTHGAIPRHIRLSHGIQDELIRLSVGVEDINDLIADLDHSFNQLK, encoded by the coding sequence ATGAAATTTGATACAAAACTTATTCATGGCGGTATTAGTGTTGACCAGTCAACTGGCGCAGTATCTGTCCCTATTCATATGGCTTCGACCTTTAAGCAAACAAAAATTGGTGAGGCAAAATATGAATACTCAAGATCTGGCAACCCAACTCGTGAAGCCGTAGAAAGCTTAATTGCAGACTTAGAAAACGGTACTGCTGGTTTTGCTTTCGCATCTGGATCAGCAGCGATAAGTACTATTTTTTCACTATTTTCATCTGGAGATCACATTATTGTTGGAAATGATGTTTATGGTGGTACATTTAGATTAATTGATAATGTCCTAAAAAGAATGGGTCTGACATTTACAATTGTCGATACTCGTGATTTATCTGCTATTCAGGAAGCTATTCAAGAAAATACGGTAGCTATTTACCTGGAAACGCCTACCAACCCGCTATTGCGCATCAGTGATATTAAAGCAATTTCTGAACTTGCTCACCATCATAATTTATTAAGTATTGTTGACAATACATTTGCTTCTCCGTATGTACAAAATCCGATTGATTTAGGTGTAGATATTGTTGTTCACAGTGCTTCAAAGTATTTAGGTGGTCATAGCGACCTCATTGCCGGTCTAGTTGTTACTAAAGGTAACGAACTTAGTGAAAAAATTAAATTTTTACAAAATGCAATTGGTGCAATTTTGGCTCCTCAAGAAAGTTGGCTTCTACAACGAGGTATGAAAACACTTGGATTGAGAATGCGCACTCATCAATCAAATGCTCAAATAATATTTGACTACCTTAAAAAACAAAATAAAGTTGGTAAAATATATTTCCCTGGTGATCCTGACAGCCCTGATTACGCTTTAGCCAAACAACAAATGAATGGTTTTGGTGCCATGATTTCCTTTGAACTAAAGGCTGGGCTGGATCCAGAACAGTTCATCAGTAACTTAAAAATTATCACATTAGCAGAAAGTTTAGGTGCACTTGAAAGCCTAATTGAAATCCCAGCTAAAATGACGCACGGCGCCATTCCTCGTCATATCCGACTATCTCATGGTATTCAAGACGAACTAATTCGTCTCTCGGTAGGTGTTGAAGACATTAACGATTTAATTGCGGATCTAGACCACAGTTTTAATCAGTTGAAATAA
- a CDS encoding serine acetyltransferase, translating into MFFTAKSILERDPAAKSLMMVILTYPGLHALWFHRIAHWLHIHHRYLLAAIIARWSAKRTDIFIAPGAQIGSGVFIDHGIGVVIGETAIIDDGVTILHGVTLGARHTMTERRHPHIESNSFIGAHAQILGNITIGANSKVGANAVVLNDVPPYSTAVGNPARLV; encoded by the coding sequence ATGTTTTTTACTGCTAAATCAATTTTGGAGCGGGATCCCGCTGCAAAAAGTCTTATGATGGTAATTTTAACTTATCCTGGTTTACATGCACTGTGGTTTCATCGTATTGCGCATTGGCTTCATATTCATCATCGTTATTTGCTCGCCGCTATTATTGCTCGTTGGTCAGCTAAACGAACTGATATATTCATAGCACCTGGTGCACAAATTGGTTCTGGCGTATTTATTGATCACGGCATCGGTGTTGTTATTGGTGAAACTGCAATTATTGATGACGGTGTAACCATATTACATGGCGTCACTCTGGGAGCTCGTCATACGATGACAGAACGTAGACACCCTCATATCGAAAGCAATAGCTTCATTGGTGCTCATGCGCAAATATTGGGCAATATTACTATTGGTGCAAATAGTAAAGTTGGTGCTAATGCTGTTGTTTTAAACGATGTCCCTCCTTATTCTACTGCTGTTGGTAATCCTGCTCGTCTAGTCTAG
- a CDS encoding DNA-binding protein, protein MANKQELVDSVAKATGLTKKDATASVDAVFASIEEALKNGEKVQLIGFGNFEVRDRAARKGRNPQTGEEIQIAASKVPAFKPGKALKDAVK, encoded by the coding sequence ATGGCTAACAAGCAAGAATTAGTAGATTCAGTTGCTAAAGCAACAGGTTTGACAAAGAAGGATGCAACTGCATCAGTTGACGCAGTTTTTGCATCAATCGAAGAAGCATTGAAGAACGGTGAGAAGGTTCAATTGATCGGATTTGGTAACTTTGAAGTTCGTGATCGTGCTGCTCGTAAGGGCCGTAACCCACAAACTGGTGAAGAAATTCAAATTGCTGCTTCAAAGGTACCTGCATTTAAGCCAGGTAAAGCTTTGAAGGATGCCGTTAAGTAA
- a CDS encoding ribosome biogenesis GTPase Der, translating into MSAPIVAIVGRPNVGKSTIFNRMAGERIAIVEDMPGVTRDRLYAPAEWLNYEFRMIDTGGIEIGDAPFLAEIRGQVELAINEADVIVMVVSGREGLTEADEVVARMLYKSNKPVVLAVNKVDNPEMRHEVYDFYALGLGDPYPVSGSHGLGLGDLLDEIVKHFPDEAAEQEDDAIRFSIIGRPNVGKSSIVNAMLGEKRVIVSDIEGTTRDAIDTRFVTEEGDEFVMVDTAGMRKRGKIYENTEKYSVMRAMKAIDDSNVILMVIDAEAGIREQDKHVAGFAHEAGRAMIIVVNKWDAIEKNDRTMSDFENLIREEFKFLDYAPIVFVSAKTGQRLDRLPQMVKDVDDNHRKRITSSTLNDVIMDAIAINPTPSDNGRRLRVYYATQVATQPPTFVIFVNDVELMHFSYERFLENKIRESFDFTGTPIKLIVRARK; encoded by the coding sequence ATGTCAGCACCAATAGTAGCAATTGTCGGTCGACCAAACGTTGGTAAATCAACTATTTTCAATCGTATGGCGGGAGAAAGAATTGCAATCGTTGAAGACATGCCTGGAGTTACACGAGATCGCTTGTATGCACCAGCTGAATGGTTAAATTATGAATTTAGAATGATTGATACCGGTGGAATCGAAATCGGTGATGCACCGTTTTTAGCCGAGATACGTGGCCAAGTAGAATTAGCAATTAATGAAGCTGATGTTATTGTGATGGTTGTCTCCGGTCGAGAGGGATTAACTGAGGCTGATGAAGTAGTTGCACGTATGCTATATAAATCTAATAAGCCTGTCGTTTTAGCTGTCAATAAGGTAGATAATCCTGAAATGCGCCATGAGGTCTATGATTTTTATGCATTAGGTCTCGGAGATCCGTACCCAGTTTCAGGATCGCATGGTTTGGGATTAGGTGATTTACTTGACGAAATTGTAAAACATTTTCCTGATGAAGCTGCGGAACAAGAAGACGATGCGATTCGTTTTAGTATAATTGGTCGCCCAAATGTGGGTAAATCATCAATTGTTAACGCTATGCTTGGTGAAAAACGTGTGATTGTTTCTGATATTGAAGGGACAACGCGTGATGCTATTGATACACGATTTGTGACTGAAGAGGGTGACGAATTTGTGATGGTTGATACAGCCGGTATGCGTAAACGCGGAAAAATATATGAGAATACTGAAAAGTATTCAGTAATGCGTGCCATGAAAGCTATTGATGATAGCAATGTCATTCTGATGGTTATTGATGCAGAAGCGGGAATTAGAGAACAGGATAAACACGTAGCCGGGTTCGCTCATGAAGCTGGCCGAGCAATGATTATTGTTGTCAATAAATGGGATGCTATTGAAAAGAATGATCGTACAATGTCAGACTTTGAGAATTTAATTCGTGAAGAATTTAAATTCTTAGATTATGCACCAATTGTGTTCGTTTCTGCTAAAACAGGGCAACGGTTAGATAGATTGCCACAAATGGTTAAAGACGTTGATGATAATCATCGTAAGCGTATCACATCGTCAACATTAAATGATGTTATTATGGATGCTATTGCAATAAATCCAACACCTTCGGATAATGGTCGTCGGTTACGTGTATATTATGCAACACAAGTTGCAACGCAACCACCAACATTTGTCATATTTGTTAATGATGTTGAACTGATGCACTTCTCATATGAACGATTCTTAGAAAATAAAATTCGAGAATCATTTGATTTTACTGGAACGCCAATTAAACTCATAGTCCGCGCACGAAAGTAA
- the rpsA gene encoding 30S ribosomal protein S1 — translation MSETNNELLAALESADQIKVGDVVTGEVLAVDNDNQAVIGLHTGEEGVVPAREYSDDRNINLADELKVGDSVEAVVISNVTSDKEGVSYLLSKKRLEARKAWENLSFGEGDTVDAKVINAVRGGLVVDVNGVRGFVPASMVADRFVSDLNQFKNKDIKAQVIEIDAAKARLILSRKAVAAQERAAQLAEAFEKLSVGEVVEGKVARLTDFGAFVDLGGVDGLVHVSEISHDRVKNPADVLTKGETVNVKILALDAEKGRISLSIKATQPGPWDKVAEEAPAGTVLEGTVKRVKDFGAFVEIFPGIEGLVHVSQISHKRIENPSEVLKSGDKVQVQVLDVKPAEERISLSMKALEEKPEREDRGNSKDSSASRADIAAYKQQDDSAATLGDLFDGKF, via the coding sequence ATGAGTGAAACAAACAACGAGCTTTTAGCAGCTCTCGAGAGTGCAGATCAAATTAAGGTAGGAGATGTCGTTACGGGTGAAGTACTAGCCGTTGATAACGATAACCAAGCAGTTATTGGTTTGCATACCGGTGAAGAAGGAGTTGTGCCAGCGCGTGAGTACTCAGACGATCGTAACATTAATCTGGCAGACGAATTGAAGGTTGGTGACAGTGTTGAAGCTGTTGTCATCTCTAATGTAACAAGCGACAAGGAAGGCGTATCTTACTTGTTGTCAAAGAAGCGCTTAGAAGCACGTAAGGCATGGGAAAACTTATCATTTGGTGAAGGTGATACTGTTGATGCCAAGGTTATCAATGCTGTACGTGGTGGCTTAGTTGTCGATGTTAATGGTGTTCGTGGCTTTGTGCCTGCATCAATGGTTGCTGATCGTTTCGTATCAGATTTGAACCAGTTTAAGAATAAAGATATCAAAGCACAAGTTATTGAAATTGATGCTGCCAAGGCACGTTTGATTTTGTCACGTAAGGCAGTTGCAGCACAAGAACGTGCAGCACAACTAGCAGAAGCATTTGAAAAGTTGTCCGTTGGTGAAGTTGTTGAAGGTAAAGTTGCTCGTTTGACTGACTTCGGCGCATTCGTTGACTTGGGTGGCGTCGATGGTTTGGTACACGTTTCAGAAATTTCTCATGATCGTGTTAAGAACCCTGCTGATGTTTTGACAAAGGGTGAAACAGTTAACGTTAAGATTTTAGCCTTAGATGCTGAAAAGGGACGTATCTCATTGTCAATCAAGGCTACACAACCTGGACCTTGGGATAAAGTTGCTGAAGAAGCTCCTGCCGGAACAGTTCTTGAAGGAACTGTTAAGCGTGTAAAAGACTTCGGCGCATTTGTTGAAATTTTCCCTGGTATCGAAGGACTAGTTCACGTATCACAAATTTCACACAAGCGTATCGAAAACCCTTCAGAAGTTTTGAAGTCAGGTGACAAAGTTCAAGTTCAAGTTTTGGATGTTAAGCCTGCTGAAGAACGTATTTCATTGTCAATGAAGGCATTGGAAGAAAAGCCAGAACGTGAAGATCGTGGAAATTCAAAGGATAGTTCAGCATCACGTGCAGATATTGCTGCTTATAAGCAACAAGATGATTCCGCTGCAACATTGGGCGACCTCTTTGATGGTAAGTTCTAA
- a CDS encoding (d)CMP kinase, with the protein MTNFQVAIDGPASAGKSTIAKILATKLNCVYVDTGAMYRTITLAAKKNGISYNDEEKIKNLLSETEIRFEPSTPVQRVFLNDIDVTDEIRSAEVTNNVSVVASFADVRSNLVNRQREIANNNSVIMDGRDIGTTVLPDADVKIFLVASVDERAQRRYKENIAKGMTTNLETLKREIEARDYKDSHRQISPLTQANDAILVDTTGHSIEDVVTKIANIIKNKISF; encoded by the coding sequence ATGACGAATTTTCAAGTTGCCATTGATGGCCCAGCTTCTGCTGGCAAGTCTACTATCGCCAAAATTTTAGCAACAAAACTAAATTGTGTGTATGTTGATACAGGTGCAATGTACAGAACAATAACTTTAGCTGCCAAAAAGAATGGCATTTCTTACAATGATGAAGAAAAAATAAAAAACTTATTATCAGAAACGGAAATACGCTTTGAACCTAGTACACCAGTTCAACGTGTATTTTTAAATGATATTGATGTCACGGATGAAATACGTTCTGCTGAAGTAACAAACAATGTATCTGTGGTGGCTTCCTTTGCGGACGTACGCTCTAATTTAGTCAATCGTCAACGTGAAATAGCTAATAATAACAGTGTGATTATGGACGGCCGTGATATTGGTACAACAGTTTTACCTGACGCAGACGTCAAGATATTTCTTGTAGCCAGTGTTGATGAACGTGCCCAACGACGTTATAAAGAAAACATTGCTAAAGGAATGACGACCAATCTCGAAACATTGAAGCGTGAAATTGAAGCGAGAGATTATAAAGACTCTCATCGTCAAATTAGCCCATTAACACAAGCAAATGATGCAATTTTAGTGGATACAACTGGCCACAGCATTGAAGATGTTGTGACTAAAATAGCCAATATTATCAAAAATAAAATTAGTTTCTAA
- a CDS encoding peptidoglycan-binding protein LysM, translated as MNDFDPNNMSRSKRPKKDKLEPKFSRKSDSQSSNKGFRVLLVVLALAIISFVPVYGMITNQKSSKPQTAVSSSTKRSSTTKSTSSESTSSESTSSETSVSSSSEEEPVSSSEDTSNEEPASSSSTEVTESSSASSSSTTTTAVLGSSQTLYNFAVTHGMTTSQVMALNPGLTVDNYTRYAGTALNIQ; from the coding sequence ATGAACGATTTTGACCCAAACAACATGAGCCGATCAAAGCGGCCAAAAAAAGATAAGCTTGAACCAAAATTTTCTCGAAAGTCAGATTCACAATCCTCGAATAAAGGGTTTCGTGTTCTGCTTGTTGTATTGGCGCTTGCAATTATATCTTTTGTACCTGTGTACGGGATGATTACTAATCAAAAATCATCAAAACCACAAACAGCCGTTTCATCAAGTACGAAGCGATCATCAACTACTAAATCAACATCTTCTGAATCAACATCTTCTGAATCAACATCTTCTGAAACAAGCGTATCAAGTTCTTCTGAAGAAGAACCAGTAAGCAGTAGTGAAGATACTTCCAATGAGGAACCTGCTAGCTCATCTTCTACTGAGGTGACTGAATCAAGTTCAGCATCAAGTAGTTCTACAACTACCACTGCTGTTTTGGGTAGTAGTCAAACATTGTATAACTTTGCAGTTACACACGGAATGACAACTAGCCAAGTTATGGCGTTAAACCCAGGGTTAACGGTGGATAATTATACACGGTATGCTGGTACTGCATTAAACATTCAGTAA